A genomic segment from Toxotes jaculatrix isolate fToxJac2 chromosome 6, fToxJac2.pri, whole genome shotgun sequence encodes:
- the LOC121183602 gene encoding solute carrier family 22 member 23, whose translation MAAGRPEAQDHPPENGFTPLEHPAPRLLPHIDGSVLPSLGGFGKYQKQLVVLTWIPALFIGFSQFSDYFLLAQPNGTCVQPLTNESNWTVASPPVTVTGGAPALHLQGNGTVEGYGDGSGILCACKEWRLELQTGLSQNVVTKWNLVCDSAWKVHIAKFSLLVGSIFGYLVMGVMADWFGRHPVLILSVLFMLVFGLSVAFSVNVTMFSTLRFFEGFCLAGLALSLYVLRIELCLPGWRFSMTIVASFLMVGGQLLMPGVAALCRHWPDRDDWQVLQIVIISPFVLMLPYVWIFPESLRWLLATQHYRRSKAMMLHIARKNQVDMTTEPSGVLTELEQELHKKPQRTCIVKMMSTRNLWKNIVVLCVNSLTGYGIHHCFARSMMDPEAQPTALCHADYYTMAGIAVATCLALCPAVGLMGRRGGLLTFMIITALASLLQLGLLNLIGKYSLRHYTDTLNRKFSVAFSIIGMFSSHAVSTLSIFFCAEITPTVIRGGGLGLVLASAGFGMLTAPIMELHNQKGYFLHHVIFACCTLLCIICLLLLPEPRGQPLPESLADGETFTRQTLLHPGEQHLLLAKSDRDYSRVHDTPLHLSATGSATVAAATALAAVPASYALATGGEVIGNSAIANGV comes from the exons ATGGCAGCCGGCCGGCCGGAGGCGCAGGACCACCCGCCGGAGAACGGCTTCACCCCGCTGGAGCACCCAGCGCCCCGGCTGCTACCGCACATCGACGGCTCGGTTCTGCCGTCTCTGGGGGGCTTCGGGAAATATCAGAAGCAGCTCGTGGTCCTGACCTGGATACCGGCATTGTTCATCGGCTTTAGCCAGTTTTCGGATTATTTCCTCCTGGCACAACCCAATGGCACGTGCGTGCAACCCCTCACGAACGAGAGCAACTGGACCGTGGCATCCCCGCCGGTCACCGTCACCGGAGGAGCGCCAGCGCTGCACCTCCAAGGCAACGGCACCGTGGAGGGATACGGCGACGGCAGCGGTATACTGTGCGCCTGCAAGGAGTGGAGGCTGGAGCTGCAGACGGGACTTAGTCAGAATGTGGTTACCAAG tgGAACCTGGTGTGTGACTCTGCCTGGAAGGTGCACATTGCCAAGTTCTCCTTGCTGGTGGGCTCCATATTTGGCTATCTGGTGATGGGTGTCATGGCTGACTG GTTTGGTCGACACCCAGTGTTGATTCTCTCGGTGCTTTTCATGCTGGTGTTCGGTCTGAGCGTTGCCTTCTCTGTAAATGTCACCATGTTCAGCACCTTGCGCTTCTTTGAGGGTTTCTGCTTGGCGGgcctcgctctctccctctacGTGCTCA GGATCGAGCTTTGTTTACCGGGCTGGCGTTTCTCCATGACCATTGTGGCCAGTTTTCTGATGGTGGGTGGGCAGCTATTGATGCCAGGGGTGGCCGCTCTGTGCCGCCATTGGCCGGACCGGGATGACTGGCAGGTCCTGCAGATTGTCATAATCAGCCCTTTCGTTCTGATGCTGCCCTACGTTTG gATTTTTCCCGAGTCATTGCGCTGGTTGCTGGCCACCCAGCACTACAGGCGGTCCAAAGCCATGATGCTTCACATTGCCAGGAAGAACCAGGTCGACATGACAACCGAGCCCAGTGGAGTTCTCACAG agctggagcaggagctgcACAAGAAACCCCAGAGGACCTGCATTGTCAAGATGATGAGCACCAGGAACCTGTGGAAAAACATTGTGGTGCTGTGTGTCAACTC CCTGACAGGTTATGGGATCCACCACTGCTTCGCCCGCAGTATGATGGATCCGGAGGCCCAGCCGACCGCTTTGTGTCACGCGGACTACTACACTATGGCTGGCATCGCCGTGGCAACCTGCCTGGCACTTTGCCCCGCGGTGGGGCTGATGGGACGTCGTGGAGGGCTCCTCACCTTCATGATCATAACAGCCCTGGCGTCTCTACTACAGCTGGGTTTGCTCAACT TAATTGGGAAGTACAGCCTTCGCCATTACACAG ACACTCTGAACAGGAAATTCTCGGTGGCCTTCTCCATCATCGGGATGTTCTCCTCTCACGCTGTCAGCACACTCAGCATTTTCTTCTGTGCTGAAATCACTCCTACTGTCATCAG ggGTGGAGGACTGGGCCTGGTCCTGGCGAGCGCTGGCTTCGGCATGCTCACCGCTCCCATCATGGAGCTCCACAACCAGAAGGGCTACTTCTTGCATCATGTGATCTTCGCCTGCTGCACCCTGCTGTGCAtcatctgcctgctgctgctgcccgaGCCGCGGGGTCAGCCCCTGCCAGAGAGCCTGGCTGATGGAGAGACCTTCACCCGTCAGACCCTGCTCCATCCCGGAGAGCAGCACCTCCTTCTTGCCAAGAGTGACAGGGACTACTCCCGTGTCCACGACACACCGCTACACCTCTCAGCCACTGGGAGCGCTACAGTGGCAGCAGCTACTGCTCTGGCTGCGGTACCTGCCTCATATGCCCTGGCGACTGGTGGGGAGGTGATTGGAAATAGTGCCATAGCCAATGGGGTGTGA